A segment of the Synechococcus sp. MEDNS5 genome:
TTCTGCCGCTCTTTGCAAAAACCCATAAGGTGAAGCTCAACTTTGGGAGCCTCACCTGGTGGTCGGGATGGATCCCACACCACGACAGCAACTGGGCCTTCTTCTTGTTGCTGGTCGTCACCACCTTTCGAGCGGTGATCTGCGCTCCCTGATCCAGTTTCTGGAGAATGAGGACTGCGGTTTCGACGTCACGCTTCAGGTTGCTGATCCTCTGCAGCAGCCTGAATTGCTGGAGCTTCACCGATTGGTTGTGACACCAGCGCTGGTGAAACTTCAGCCGGTTCCGAAGCAAGTGTTTGCCGGCAGCAGCATTTTTCAGCAGCTGAGGGGATGGCTACCGCGCTGGCAGCAGGACGAAGTCGTCAGTGGGCTCGGGCTTAGCCTCAAGCCAACGGAGCTGGATGGCAGTCGCACACAGCGAGAGCTCCAATTGGAAGATCAACTTCTTGTTCTACGTCAGGAAAATGAAACGCTGATCGACCGCCTGCAATCCCAGGAACGCTTGCTTCGCATGGTGGCCCATGAACTGCGAACGCCACTCACCGCGGCCACCCTCGCGCTGCAGAGTCAACAACGGGGGCAAATCGATCTCAATCGCTTCAGGGATGTTCTGAAACGGCGCCTCGAGGAGATCGCTTTGCTGTCGAAAGATCTGCTGGAGGTCGGAAGCACCCGCTGGGAAGCCTTGTTCAACCCTCAGAGGCTTGACCTTGCCAGCGTGGCAGCTGAGGCGATTCTGGAGCTGGAGAAGCTTTGGTTCGGCAGGAATGTGACCATTCACACCGACATCCCAGCAGACCTTCCCCTGGCCTACGCCGACCAGCGGCGCATGCGCCAAGTGCTTCTGAATCTCCTGGAAAACGCCCTGAAATACACCCAGGACGGCGGAACGATTGCTGTCAGCATGATGCACCGCACCAGTCAGTGGATCCAGGTCAGCGTCAGCGACAGTGGTCCAGGCATTCCAGAACAGGAGCAGCAACGCATTTTTCTCGACAGGGTCCGCCTTCCGCAGACCTCCGGGGGAACATCGGGGTTCGGGGTCGGGCTATCGGTGTGCAGGCGCATCGTGGAGGTGCATGGCGGACGCATCTGGGTGATCTCCGAACCGGGTAAGGGTGCATGCTTCACCTTCACTGTTCCTGTCTGGCAAGGACAGGGTCAGGAGAAGATGTCCACAGTCTTGACGGAGGGTCAGTTGGCCCCGTAATTTCATTTGGTGATCGGGAGCACACCCAAAGATCACGGCCTCGCCCCCATCGTCTAGAGGCCTAGGACACCTCCCTTTCACGGAGGCGACAGGGGTTCGAATCCCCTTGGGGGTATCAATGAATGAGTTTGTTATTTAACTCAATTAAGGGATTGATTGAAACTTTGAGTTAAAGAGAACGTCGTCGGATCGCTTCTTTTTCTACGGCAAGTAAATTTTCAGTGAGGTCAGTTCGCAGGCGCTGTTCGATCAGCGCCACAGGCATGCCAAGGCATCCTTGCACCGTTAGGTCGTAGAGGAGAAGTGTGGCATCGGGAACAGCCTGAAGTCGCCAACATCCTTCGAAACGGCGAAAATCGCCTTTCAGCATGCGGAACTGAAGCAGCCCTTCCGGCCGATGTTCAGTCAACTCAAGTTGAACAGAAGCGGAAAACTTCAGCCCCAGAAGCTGCTGACTGCCGATCTGGGAGAGCGTCACCAAACTGCCTTTCCGCGCCAGAAGAGTGCTGCGCGAAAGGTTGGGGATGAACTCGCTCAGCGCTTCATAGTCGGTCAACACCGACCAAAGATCCTTCACTGGCAGCGAAGTCCGCAGCTGCACGGCCAAACGACGCATGCCCTGGGGAAGGCGCTCCATGGTCTGCTCGATCGGCTGGTGCTGGCCCAGAGAAGGGCGCTGGAGAGTCTTCAAGGAGACTTCGATGGTCAACCTGAGAAAGATAGCAATGGAATCTTAATGAAAGTCAGCCGTCCGACCAGCGCATTGAGCTGGACCACGACAGACCGCATGAGAATCCAAGGTCATGCCTATGATCGCGCCGTCTTGAAGGCAAGCGGGATCTCATGCGCGTCAGCTCTGCAGCGAACAACACCTACAACGAACGGGTGTTCACGTTGGTTGTTGTCGGCCTGCAGACGTCAAAGCAGCGCCGGTCAGAACAAACCTTCACAGTGTCTTACGACCGCCTGCAGTCCACCGTTCAGCGCGTTAATGCTTGTGGTGGAAGAATTCTGTCGGTGACAGCCGGCACCGCTTCTGCCGCAGCCCACGCCACTGGCTCGGCAGCCTCCAACGTCTCAAAAGCCTCCGCCTCCTCCGCCGTGACCGAAACCCCACGCAAGCCTGCACACAAGGCTGTGCCTGTGAACCTCTACAAGCCCAGGGCACCCTTCATGGGCACCGTCACGGGGAACTACAGCCTGCTGAAAGAAGGGGCGATCGGACGAGTGCAGCACATCACCTTTGACCTCAGCGGCGGTGATCCCCATCTCGAATACGTCGAAGGGCAATCCATCGGCATCATTCCCGAAGGTGAAGACGCGAAGGGAAAACCCCACAAGCTGCGGCTCTACTCCATCGCCAGCACACGCCATGGCGACAACCTGGGTGACCACACGGTGTCCCTCTGTGTTCGCCAGTTGGAATACAAGAACGATGCCGGCGAAGAGATCAAAGGGGTCTGCTCGACCTACCTCTGCGACATCGAGCCAGGAACCAAAGTGAAGATCACCGGTCCGGTGGGCAAGGAGATGCTCCTCCCCGATGACGAGGACGCCAACGTGATCATGCTGGCCACCGGCACTGGTATCGCTCCGATGCGCACCTACCTCCGCCGCATGTTCGAGCCCTCAGAACGGGAGAAGAACGGCTGGACCTTCCGGGGCAAGGCCTGGCTGTTCATGGGTGTACCGAAGACTCCGAACCTTCTCTACGACGAGGACTTTGAGCGTTACGAGCGCGAGTATCCCGACAACTTCCGCTA
Coding sequences within it:
- a CDS encoding SRPBCC family protein yields the protein MERLPQGMRRLAVQLRTSLPVKDLWSVLTDYEALSEFIPNLSRSTLLARKGSLVTLSQIGSQQLLGLKFSASVQLELTEHRPEGLLQFRMLKGDFRRFEGCWRLQAVPDATLLLYDLTVQGCLGMPVALIEQRLRTDLTENLLAVEKEAIRRRSL
- a CDS encoding phycobilisome linker polypeptide; its protein translation is MRVSSAANNTYNERVFTLVVVGLQTSKQRRSEQTFTVSYDRLQSTVQRVNACGGRILSVTAGTASAAAHATGSAASNVSKASASSAVTETPRKPAHKAVPVNLYKPRAPFMGTVTGNYSLLKEGAIGRVQHITFDLSGGDPHLEYVEGQSIGIIPEGEDAKGKPHKLRLYSIASTRHGDNLGDHTVSLCVRQLEYKNDAGEEIKGVCSTYLCDIEPGTKVKITGPVGKEMLLPDDEDANVIMLATGTGIAPMRTYLRRMFEPSEREKNGWTFRGKAWLFMGVPKTPNLLYDEDFERYEREYPDNFRYTKAISREQQNTKGGRMYIQDRVLEYADEIFSMIENPKTHVYMCGLRGMEPGIDEAMSAAAEAKGLDWSELRPQLKKADRWHVETY
- a CDS encoding histidine kinase, encoding MDPTPRQQLGLLLVAGRHHLSSGDLRSLIQFLENEDCGFDVTLQVADPLQQPELLELHRLVVTPALVKLQPVPKQVFAGSSIFQQLRGWLPRWQQDEVVSGLGLSLKPTELDGSRTQRELQLEDQLLVLRQENETLIDRLQSQERLLRMVAHELRTPLTAATLALQSQQRGQIDLNRFRDVLKRRLEEIALLSKDLLEVGSTRWEALFNPQRLDLASVAAEAILELEKLWFGRNVTIHTDIPADLPLAYADQRRMRQVLLNLLENALKYTQDGGTIAVSMMHRTSQWIQVSVSDSGPGIPEQEQQRIFLDRVRLPQTSGGTSGFGVGLSVCRRIVEVHGGRIWVISEPGKGACFTFTVPVWQGQGQEKMSTVLTEGQLAP